A region of the Gemmatimonadaceae bacterium genome:
GATCGACTTCGTGCATGGATTGGTAAAGCCGTTCGTGTTCGGAGGAATAATCGCGCTGACAGGCTGTCACTTTGGGCTCAAGACCACTGGCGGCACGGAAGGAGTTGGAATAGCGACCACGCGCACCGTCGTCACCGCGAGTATCCTGATACTCGTGACCGATTACTTCATTACGCAGTTACTCATCGCCATTCTGGGATCGTGACAGACGCTCCGAACGATCGACGCACCGGGCGGCCGGATAACCGTCGGAGTGACGGGTCCGACGCGGAAACAGCGCCTGACACTCCCATTCGCCGCCCGGACGACGATCTAAGAGTTCGCGCCGCAATCCGCCGCGAGCTTGCGGATGATGAGAAGACGGATGAGGCCACCGCTGAGCCTAGCGCGGAAAACGGTAGCCAACCACAGGCAGCAGCGGGCGAACGAGGGGTAGCCGCGCTTGAGAACATCTACCTCGCGTTCGACGAACCGATTCTCGAGGACGTGTCATTCTCCGCAACGGAGGGCGAGACAATAGTCGTTGCCGGCGAATCGGGCACCGGCAAGTCGACAATCCTCAAACTCCTCTTGCGCCTGCTCGTTCCGGAACGCGGTTCGGTCTACATCGATAATGAGGAAATCACCGGGCTCAACTTCAACGATGCGCTGAAAGTCCGTCAGAAAATGGGCATGGTTTTTCAAAGTGCGGCTTTGTTCGATTCCATGAGTGTGTTCGAAAATATTGCCTATCCACTCCGTGAGCATACGGAGCTCAAGGATGATGAAATACTCGATCGCGTCCGTGAAAAATTGTCATTCGTCGATCTTGATCCGGACCGCGTGCTTGACCAGATGCCCTCTGAACTTTCCGGTGGCATGAGAAAGCGGGTGGGAATCGCCCGCGGGATGGCGGACAATCCGAAAATCATGCTGTATGACGAGCCGACCTCAGGCCTCGATCCACTTACGACGGCGACGATCACGCACCTTATCATCAAGCTCCAGCGTGAGCTAGGGGTCACGAGCGTAGTCGTCACCCACGATATCCGGTCCGCCTTTCGCATGGCCAGCAGGATTGCCATTCTCGCGAACAGGAAAATTGCTTTTTTTGGCACGCCCGAGGAGTTGTCGGGCAGCGACGACAAATATCTGCGCGACTTCCTCGGCGGATTCTGATATGATCACACCGAACGGTGCAATCGGATGAAGAGATCGACATTTATAACCTGGGATCAGCTGAAAGTCGGGGCCATGATACTTGTTGCCCTGCTTGTCATCGGCGTCGCAATCACCAGGCTCGGAGCTGCTGCCAACCTCTTTACGAAGCGCTATACTCTCGTCACCCTCGTCCCAAGCACGGCAGGCCTCAGGGAAGGGGGACAGGTGACACTCGCGGGGAAGCTCGCAGGCATTGTAAAATCGATCGAGTTCCTGCCGGTGGATACTGACACTACCCGTAACCTTCGTATTACGGTTGAGATCGACCGCAACGTGCAACAGCAGATACGGAGAGACTCGGAGGCCAAACTCAGGACGCTCGGACTGCTCGGAGACAAGGTGTTCGACATCAGCCCCGGCACCCCGCGTTTCCCCGTTCTGCGACAGGGTGACACGCTTGAACTCGGCGTGGCGCTGGACTACGAAGAAGTCCTGCTTCAGGCATCGGGGGCGCTTGGCGAGGTTGTCGTACTGACCCGGGCAGTGCAGAAGATCGCCACCGGCGTGGCCGCCGGCGAAGGGTCGGTTGGCCAATTGCTCACGAGCAA
Encoded here:
- a CDS encoding ATP-binding cassette domain-containing protein, whose translation is MTDAPNDRRTGRPDNRRSDGSDAETAPDTPIRRPDDDLRVRAAIRRELADDEKTDEATAEPSAENGSQPQAAAGERGVAALENIYLAFDEPILEDVSFSATEGETIVVAGESGTGKSTILKLLLRLLVPERGSVYIDNEEITGLNFNDALKVRQKMGMVFQSAALFDSMSVFENIAYPLREHTELKDDEILDRVREKLSFVDLDPDRVLDQMPSELSGGMRKRVGIARGMADNPKIMLYDEPTSGLDPLTTATITHLIIKLQRELGVTSVVVTHDIRSAFRMASRIAILANRKIAFFGTPEELSGSDDKYLRDFLGGF
- a CDS encoding MlaD family protein, which gives rise to MKRSTFITWDQLKVGAMILVALLVIGVAITRLGAAANLFTKRYTLVTLVPSTAGLREGGQVTLAGKLAGIVKSIEFLPVDTDTTRNLRITVEIDRNVQQQIRRDSEAKLRTLGLLGDKVFDISPGTPRFPVLRQGDTLELGVALDYEEVLLQASGALGEVVVLTRAVQKIATGVAAGEGSVGQLLTSNELHDQLTSTLGSTNSLMTRLQNPRGTVGQLLNDPALYNNLNRVLVSADTIVSQLGGSVGSNTGTVGKLLRDDALYNRLVSAVSGVDTLVSGMASGNGTIKKIFTDDQLYTQLLGAVTSLNAVLVDVRRDPRRYTKGFIEVF